The following is a genomic window from Bordetella petrii.
ACCATTCTCCAGGTCTGGGCGGTCTACCTTGCCATGGCCCATGTGCTGCGCACGCGCAGCCTGATACGCATCACCGCTTTCGTACGCCTGGGCTCGCCCGCCATGCGCAAAGCCGCAGACGCATTTTCCGTGCTGTTCATCGGCGTATTTGCCGGCCTGATGGCCTGGTACAGCATGCACATAGTGGCCGAATCGATTGAACAGGGCCGGCGCGCCGCCACGATGATCGAGACGCCCACCTGGATACCCGAGATCGCGATCCCCATTGGTTTCATCCTGCTGCTGCTGCAATGCCTGGCCGAACTGGCGCGCGTGGCCGCGCGCCCCGCCCCCGTATTCGACGAAGAAGAGGTATAGCCAGTGGCCACCCTGACCATCATTGCGCTTTTGCTGGCCCTGCTGTTCGTCGGCGTGCCGGTCGCATTCGCCCTGGGCGGCCTGGGGCTGGGAATGCTGTGGCTCAAGGGGTTTCCCTTGACCATCGCGGCCCAGAACCTGACCAGCGGGCTCGACAACTTCATCCTGCTGTCCATTCCGCTGTTCCTGCTGATGTCGAACATCCTGCTCAGGGGCGGCGTCGGACGCGACCTGTTCGGCGCGTTCCAGGCCTGGGTCGGCCACTGGCC
Proteins encoded in this region:
- a CDS encoding TRAP transporter small permease subunit; protein product: MPLLSLLDRVSDLVGQLAGWIFFAIGLALTYDVAARFLFLSPTSWAGDVSTILQVWAVYLAMAHVLRTRSLIRITAFVRLGSPAMRKAADAFSVLFIGVFAGLMAWYSMHIVAESIEQGRRAATMIETPTWIPEIAIPIGFILLLLQCLAELARVAARPAPVFDEEEV